In the Magnetospira sp. QH-2 genome, one interval contains:
- the cas5c gene encoding type I-C CRISPR-associated protein Cas5c, with the protein MTDGTLSPPLRLKVWGDRACFSRPEMKVERVSYDVMTPSAARGVLEAILWKPQMRWVVERIDVLNPIRKDRVRRNEVSGVASYSNAKSAANGSGVSLGFDIENNRQQRAALILRDVAYVIHARLGLTPKAGPDDSLTKYVEMFRRRAAAGQCFHRPYLGNREFACEFDLLNDRAEIAPISKTESLGWMLHDIDFTGKEPTPTFFEARLDNGSLNIPAPGAAEVLR; encoded by the coding sequence ATGACTGACGGAACGCTCTCCCCGCCCCTGCGCCTCAAGGTATGGGGTGACCGGGCCTGTTTTTCCCGGCCCGAAATGAAGGTTGAACGGGTCTCTTACGACGTGATGACGCCCTCTGCGGCGCGCGGCGTTCTGGAGGCCATTCTCTGGAAGCCGCAGATGCGTTGGGTGGTCGAGCGCATCGACGTGCTCAATCCGATCCGCAAGGACCGGGTGCGACGCAACGAAGTGAGCGGAGTCGCCTCCTACTCCAACGCCAAGTCGGCAGCCAACGGCAGCGGCGTTTCCCTGGGCTTCGATATCGAGAACAACCGCCAACAACGGGCCGCTCTGATTCTGCGCGACGTGGCCTATGTGATCCACGCCCGCCTCGGCCTGACGCCCAAGGCCGGGCCGGACGACAGCCTGACCAAATACGTGGAGATGTTCCGCCGTCGTGCTGCCGCCGGCCAGTGCTTCCACCGGCCCTACCTGGGCAACCGGGAGTTCGCCTGCGAGTTCGATCTGCTAAACGACAGGGCGGAAATCGCACCGATCTCGAAGACCGAATCCCTTGGATGGATGCTGCATGACATCGACTTCACGGGCAAGGAACCGACGCCGACCTTCTTCGAGGCACGGCTGGACAACGGCTCGCTGAACATTCCCGCGCCCGGCGCGGCGGAGGTGTTGCGATGA